The Gammaproteobacteria bacterium genome contains a region encoding:
- the dapC gene encoding succinyldiaminopimelate transaminase codes for MNPELNRLQPYPFEKLAALKAGIAPAALPAINLSVGEPQHSAPARVVEELMVHLHGVTRYPLIKGSPALRAAIAEWLQERFALPEGAIDPERQVLPVNGTREALFALAQAVVDRGARPVVIAPNPFYQIYEGAALLAGAAPFYVNTTATNGFAPDFTTVPAEIWRRCQLVYLCTPGNPTGAVLDPAALQQLIALADEHDFLIASDECYSEIYPDEAAPPPGLLQAAQAMGRSDFRRCVVFHSLSKRSNLPGLRSGFVAGDGEVLQSFYRYRSYHGCAMPPPTQAASIAAWRDEQHVRHNRALYREKFRAVLNILRPVLEVAAPAAGFYLWPRTPVDDERFARGLFASQNVTVVPGRYLSRDTATGNPGTGHVRIALVPPLDECIEAAGRIRTYIESL; via the coding sequence ATGAACCCCGAGTTAAACAGGCTGCAACCCTATCCCTTCGAGAAGCTGGCGGCGCTCAAGGCGGGCATCGCGCCGGCGGCCCTGCCCGCCATCAATCTCTCAGTGGGCGAGCCCCAGCACAGCGCGCCGGCACGGGTGGTGGAAGAACTCATGGTGCATCTGCACGGCGTCACCCGCTATCCCCTCATCAAGGGCAGCCCTGCTCTGCGCGCCGCCATCGCGGAGTGGTTGCAAGAGCGCTTCGCGCTGCCCGAAGGGGCCATCGACCCCGAGCGCCAGGTGCTGCCCGTCAACGGCACCCGTGAGGCCTTGTTCGCCTTGGCCCAGGCGGTAGTGGACCGGGGCGCGCGGCCGGTGGTGATCGCGCCCAACCCCTTCTATCAGATTTACGAGGGGGCGGCGCTGCTGGCGGGCGCCGCGCCGTTTTACGTCAACACCACTGCCACCAACGGCTTTGCACCGGACTTCACCACCGTGCCGGCGGAGATTTGGCGGCGCTGCCAACTGGTCTACCTGTGCACCCCGGGCAACCCCACCGGCGCGGTGCTGGATCCGGCCGCGCTGCAGCAGTTGATCGCCCTGGCCGACGAGCACGATTTCCTCATCGCCAGCGACGAGTGCTATTCGGAGATTTACCCCGACGAAGCAGCGCCGCCACCGGGCCTGCTGCAAGCGGCTCAGGCCATGGGCCGCAGCGATTTCCGCCGCTGTGTGGTGTTTCACAGCCTGTCCAAGCGCTCCAACCTGCCGGGCTTGCGTTCCGGTTTCGTGGCCGGTGACGGGGAAGTGCTGCAGTCCTTTTACCGCTACCGCAGCTACCACGGCTGCGCCATGCCCCCCCCCACCCAGGCCGCCAGCATCGCCGCCTGGCGTGACGAACAACACGTGCGGCACAACCGTGCCCTGTATCGGGAAAAATTTCGCGCGGTGCTGAACATCCTCCGGCCCGTGCTGGAGGTGGCAGCGCCGGCGGCGGGCTTTTACCTGTGGCCGCGCACGCCGGTGGACGACGAGCGCTTTGCCCGGGGCTTGTTTGCCAGCCAGAACGTCACCGTGGTGCCGGGACGCTATCTGTCGCGGGACACCGCCACGGGCAATCCCGGCACCGGCCACGTGCGCATCGCCCTGGTGCCACCGCTGGATGAATGCATCGAAGCGGCGGGGCGCATCCGTACCTATATTGAAAGCCTTTGA
- a CDS encoding GGDEF domain-containing protein: MDYQTVFIVIVAAFFLEAIALTITWQLNRNEDGTLEWALSGAMMALGSVVAIWVRAVQPEPALGNESMWLLAVIRSAGVALIALGWIYVWYGVRKFFGRSCPGRVAAAIVVGSFFVALLMAVPLRLPVAWVVACFSTFVSLCAALVFYEMGSPNKHSSVISRIMRISFAVVSLVWGARAAVTFADIHRPIDTSFDALAIFVALMVSITVTFGMILMTTERLQGHLRRQATRDTLTDVYNRRGFFEAIEPVVSGARNISPVALAILDLDHFKKINDTFGHAVGDGVLRRFAAVARLALRDEDFFGRLGGEEFVVLMIRTDARQALRAMKRVCHLLARGAIEVDGHKVSVTVSIGLTVKTRQRELDVEAMLKEADRALYQAKALGRNRVLAYGALESVAEK, from the coding sequence ATGGACTACCAGACGGTGTTTATCGTCATTGTCGCGGCTTTTTTCCTTGAAGCCATTGCTTTGACGATTACCTGGCAGCTTAACCGCAACGAGGACGGCACCCTTGAGTGGGCCCTGTCCGGGGCAATGATGGCCCTGGGCAGCGTCGTGGCGATCTGGGTCCGCGCGGTCCAGCCCGAGCCCGCGCTTGGCAATGAAAGCATGTGGCTGCTGGCTGTGATCCGTTCCGCTGGCGTGGCGCTCATTGCCCTGGGTTGGATCTACGTCTGGTACGGCGTCAGAAAGTTCTTCGGCCGCAGCTGCCCGGGCCGGGTGGCGGCGGCGATAGTGGTCGGCAGCTTTTTCGTCGCACTGCTGATGGCGGTACCGTTACGGTTGCCCGTCGCCTGGGTGGTGGCCTGTTTTTCCACATTCGTCTCCCTTTGCGCCGCGCTGGTGTTCTATGAGATGGGTTCTCCCAACAAACACAGCTCCGTTATATCCAGGATCATGCGTATCAGTTTCGCGGTGGTGTCCCTGGTGTGGGGCGCGCGTGCGGCAGTGACCTTTGCGGATATTCACAGGCCCATTGACACCTCTTTTGACGCGCTGGCGATATTCGTTGCCCTGATGGTGTCGATCACGGTGACCTTCGGCATGATACTGATGACCACTGAGCGCCTGCAGGGCCACCTCAGGCGGCAGGCAACGCGGGATACCCTGACCGATGTTTACAACCGGCGCGGTTTTTTTGAAGCCATAGAGCCGGTTGTCAGCGGTGCCCGCAATATCAGTCCGGTGGCGCTGGCCATTTTGGATCTCGACCATTTCAAAAAAATCAACGACACCTTCGGCCACGCTGTGGGTGATGGTGTGCTGCGGCGTTTTGCCGCCGTGGCGCGCCTGGCGCTCCGCGATGAGGATTTCTTCGGCCGGCTCGGCGGCGAAGAGTTTGTGGTGTTGATGATCCGGACCGATGCCCGGCAGGCGCTGCGGGCCATGAAACGTGTGTGTCATTTGCTGGCGCGCGGGGCGATAGAAGTGGATGGCCACAAGGTCTCGGTAACGGTCAGCATCGGACTGACGGTCAAAACCCGGCAGCGGGAACTGGATGTCGAGGCGATGTTAAAGGAGGCCGATCGGGCGCTCTATCAGGCCAAAGCACTGGGCCGCAACCGGGTGTTGGCTTACGGGGCGCTGGAGTCGGTTGCAGAAAAGTAG
- a CDS encoding succinyl-diaminopimelate desuccinylase, protein MPTCQYPPTIQLAVDLIRRPSVTPDDHGCQTLIAKRLQALGFAVEPLRFGEVDNLWARRGTQGPLFVFAGHTDVVPPGPEHLWRHPPFAGTIADGLLYGRGAADMKGALAAMVTATARFVSAHPGHKGSIAFLLTSDEEGPAVNGTVKVVETLKARGEHIDWCVVGEPSSSEQVGDVIKNGRRGSLNGRLRIKGSQGHVAYPQLADNPIHRAVPALAELAATAWDRGSEHFPPTSLQISNIHGGTGAENVIPGELEVMFNFRYSTAQTAAGLQQQVQALLDRHGLNYDLSWRLSGEPFLTPSGVLVEAARAAIQTVSGFAPELSTGGGTSDGRFIAPTGAEVIELGPQNATIHQLNEHIGVADLERLSALYQALLENLLERG, encoded by the coding sequence ATGCCGACTTGTCAATATCCGCCCACGATCCAACTGGCCGTTGACCTCATCCGCCGGCCCTCGGTCACCCCGGACGACCACGGGTGCCAGACGCTGATTGCCAAACGCTTGCAAGCGCTGGGCTTTGCTGTCGAGCCCCTGCGTTTCGGCGAAGTGGACAACCTGTGGGCGCGGCGGGGCACGCAGGGGCCCTTGTTCGTCTTTGCCGGCCACACCGACGTGGTGCCCCCAGGGCCGGAACACCTGTGGCGCCACCCGCCCTTCGCCGGCACCATCGCCGATGGTCTGCTCTACGGCCGCGGCGCCGCGGATATGAAAGGCGCCCTGGCGGCCATGGTCACGGCCACGGCGCGTTTCGTCTCGGCCCACCCTGGTCACAAAGGTTCCATCGCCTTTTTGCTGACCAGTGACGAAGAAGGCCCGGCGGTAAACGGTACCGTGAAAGTGGTCGAGACCCTCAAGGCCCGGGGCGAACACATCGACTGGTGCGTGGTGGGCGAGCCCAGCAGCAGCGAGCAGGTGGGCGATGTGATCAAAAACGGCCGCCGCGGCTCCCTCAACGGCCGGCTGCGGATCAAGGGCAGCCAGGGCCACGTGGCCTATCCCCAGCTCGCCGACAACCCCATCCACCGGGCGGTGCCCGCCCTGGCAGAACTGGCCGCCACCGCCTGGGACCGCGGCAGCGAACATTTCCCCCCCACCAGCTTGCAGATCTCCAACATCCACGGTGGCACCGGGGCCGAGAATGTGATCCCCGGCGAGTTGGAGGTCATGTTCAATTTCCGCTATTCCACCGCCCAGACCGCCGCCGGTCTGCAACAGCAGGTCCAGGCGCTGCTGGACCGCCACGGCCTGAACTATGACCTCAGCTGGCGCTTGTCGGGCGAGCCCTTCCTCACCCCCAGCGGCGTCCTGGTGGAGGCGGCGCGGGCGGCCATCCAGACGGTGAGCGGGTTCGCGCCGGAGTTGTCCACCGGCGGCGGCACCTCCGACGGCCGTTTCATTGCTCCCACGGGCGCGGAAGTGATCGAGCTGGGGCCCCAAAACGCCACCATTCACCAACTGAACGAGCACATTGGGGTGGCTGATCTGGAGCGGCTTTCCGCTCTGTATCAAGCTTTACTGGAAAACTTGCTGGAGCGCGGGTAA
- a CDS encoding PilZ domain-containing protein, with amino-acid sequence MSESEQGAERRRFSRIPFDGAVLLRDQAGKSWHTDLLDISLKGVLVSRPDGWAGEPGETYHLEITLPTGDVTLMMEVETAHVEDSNVGFCCVQIDVDSISHLRRLMELNLGDESQFHRELFALVRKHCA; translated from the coding sequence ATGAGCGAATCTGAGCAAGGGGCGGAACGACGGCGTTTCTCCCGCATTCCGTTCGATGGCGCTGTGCTGCTGCGGGATCAGGCGGGAAAGAGCTGGCACACTGACCTGTTGGATATTTCCCTGAAGGGCGTGCTGGTCAGCCGGCCCGACGGCTGGGCCGGTGAACCTGGCGAGACCTATCATCTGGAAATCACCCTGCCCACCGGCGATGTGACGCTGATGATGGAAGTGGAAACCGCTCACGTGGAAGACAGCAACGTCGGCTTTTGCTGCGTCCAGATCGACGTGGACAGCATCTCGCATCTGCGCCGGCTGATGGAACTCAATCTGGGCGATGAATCGCAGTTCCATCGCGAGCTGTTCGCCCTGGTACGCAAGCACTGCGCCTGA
- a CDS encoding ArsC family reductase: MVTLYGIKNCDTVRRARRWLDAQGVAYRFHDLRADGLNDTRLRAWARQVGWESLLNRRSATWRRLPATTRESLDEQSALRLMLKEPTLIKRPVLDTGGRVRVGFDEAGFRQSPQSAP; the protein is encoded by the coding sequence ATGGTCACCCTCTACGGCATCAAAAACTGCGATACAGTCAGGCGGGCGCGCCGCTGGCTGGATGCCCAGGGCGTGGCTTATCGTTTTCATGACCTCCGCGCCGACGGCCTGAATGACACCCGCTTGCGCGCCTGGGCCCGGCAGGTGGGCTGGGAAAGCTTGCTGAACCGCCGCAGCGCCACCTGGCGGCGGCTCCCGGCAACGACACGCGAGAGCCTGGACGAACAAAGTGCGTTGCGCTTGATGCTAAAAGAGCCTACCTTGATCAAGCGGCCGGTGCTGGACACCGGCGGCAGGGTGCGGGTGGGTTTCGACGAAGCAGGCTTCCGGCAGTCGCCACAGAGCGCGCCCTGA
- the dapD gene encoding 2,3,4,5-tetrahydropyridine-2,6-dicarboxylate N-succinyltransferase → MSTLQEIIETAFEQRTGLTPQSASPEVKNAVDEALKLLNSGQARVAEKRNGNWVVNQWLKKAVLLSFRLQGNEVMNNGCQRYYDKVPLKYADYAAADFQRDGVRVVPPATVRRGAYIAPNVVLMPSYVNIGAYVDSGTMVDTWATVGSCAQIGRNVHLSGGVGIGGVLEPLQAGPTIIEDNCFIGARSEVVEGVVVEEGAVISMGVYIGQSTRIYHRETGEILYGRVPAGAVVVSGNLPSKDGRYSLYCAVIVKQVDAKTRAKVGINELLRNI, encoded by the coding sequence ATGAGCACCCTCCAAGAAATCATCGAAACCGCCTTTGAACAGCGCACCGGCCTCACCCCGCAAAGCGCCTCCCCGGAGGTGAAAAACGCGGTGGACGAGGCGCTGAAACTGCTCAACAGCGGCCAGGCCCGGGTGGCAGAAAAACGCAACGGCAACTGGGTCGTCAACCAGTGGCTGAAAAAAGCCGTGCTGCTGTCGTTCCGCTTGCAGGGCAATGAGGTCATGAACAACGGATGCCAGCGCTACTATGACAAGGTACCCCTGAAATACGCAGATTATGCGGCAGCGGATTTCCAGCGCGACGGCGTGCGGGTGGTGCCGCCGGCCACCGTCCGGCGTGGCGCCTACATTGCGCCCAACGTGGTGCTGATGCCCTCCTATGTGAACATCGGCGCCTACGTGGACAGCGGCACCATGGTGGACACCTGGGCCACAGTGGGCTCCTGCGCCCAAATCGGCAGGAATGTGCACTTGTCCGGCGGTGTGGGCATCGGTGGTGTGCTGGAGCCCTTGCAGGCCGGCCCCACCATCATCGAGGACAATTGCTTCATCGGCGCCCGCTCGGAAGTGGTGGAAGGGGTGGTCGTGGAAGAAGGTGCGGTGATTTCCATGGGGGTGTACATCGGCCAGAGCACCCGCATCTACCATCGCGAGACTGGCGAGATTCTCTACGGCCGGGTACCGGCAGGCGCGGTGGTGGTCTCCGGCAACCTGCCGTCCAAAGACGGCAGGTACAGCCTCTACTGCGCCGTCATCGTCAAGCAGGTGGACGCCAAGACCCGCGCCAAGGTGGGGATCAACGAACTGCTGCGCAACATTTGA